The genomic stretch GCCTGAACAACTATGTCTTTAATATAGCCGATGGAAAATATTCCCTGCACGCAGATCAAATCAGCTATAATTCTTCGAAAGACGAACTCATCACGTCCAATGTGCGCCTACGTCCGCGAAGGGACCTAGGAGTAAAAGTAACTATCGGTGCCGATATCTCCAACCTTAACTTTACTGGTGTGGATATGGATCGGTTCTTCTTTGAAAACACTTTGGCCATGTCAAAGGTAAGCCTATCAGATGCCGAAGTAAACTTATTTATCGACCAAAACGGAACAAAGAGGAGCCAACGGAAAAAGTCCCCCAATAAGAAGCGAAATCTTCCCAAGAGGTTTGACATTATCCAAATCGACACCATCGAGGCTAAAAATGCCCGGTTCAATGCATTTTATAGCGACAATGGCAAAGAGCGAAACCTTATCAATTCGGGCATCAACCTTTCCTTTTATGGCTTTCTTTTGGATTCCACCAAACTGGCGAAAGGAGATATCGTAGGATTTTTCAACAACATGGCCTTGGACATTGATAATTTTAACCTGGCATTAAACGATAGTGTCCACACGCTTAATTTCAGCAAGGTGGAACTGGACACCAAAAGCGATATGATCGTGTTTGAAAACTTCAAGGTCATCCCAAAAAACTACACCGGTCAGCCCGGCAAACCCGTCATTGCTGCAGCCGTGCCCATGGTAAAGCTCCAAACCCATTCATTAACAAGTTTTCAAGAAACTGGTAAAATCGATTTTCAGCGTATAGAACTTCTAAACCCTGAAATAAGTGTGTATTTGGATCAAAAGGAGGTGAACAAGACAAGCGGAAAATCCGGTGAGGAAGCTGTCCAGGACATCATCAAAAACTTAAAAATAAATGATTTTAAGCTCATTGGCGGCAAACTTAATATCCTGGAGAAAGATTCGGCGTCTACCCTCCAATCCTTCAATGGCCTGAACATCGCCTTGAATGACCTCAGTTTTGACCTGTCCAAGACGGCGGCTTTTGATAAGGACATTTTTCTCGACAAGGACTTTTCCGTAGAATTGCCCGATTATGAAATCAAGCTTCCTGATAGCCTGAATGTCCTTCACATTGGTTTAGTCTCCATCCGTAGGGATCAAATGACACTTAAAGACGTGACATTAAGCCCTCGCTATGGCAAATATGAATACGTTCGTAAAGTAGGTTATCAGACCGATGTGGTAAAAGCGTATTTTCCGGCGATTAGGTTTGATGCGATCGATTTAAAAAAACTCATTGAACACCGAGAGATCGACGCTACGAAAATGGCTGTCCAAACGCCAAACATCCAGGTGTTCAGGGATAAACGGGTACCTTTCAATGACAGTATCTATAGGCCAATGCCCCAAGAACTGATGAGAAAATCGGGCATAAAACTGAAATTGGACACATTGGATTTAATCAATGCAGTCATTACATATGAAGAGTTCCCAGAGAAAGGGATGGTCCCGGGAAGCATCACCTTTGACTCATTATATGCCAAAATGTATCCATTTCATCTCAGTAAAACACTGGAAGACACCTTTGCGGTTGACAGCAGCTACCTGAAGGCTGCTGCCAGGATAAATGGCGTGGCCCCTATTGACATGACGGGGCAGTTTGGTTATAAGGCCCCATACCCAATGGACATCAATGTTCACTCGGGGAAATTTGACTTAAGGGCGGTAAACACCATTACGACCAGAAATGCCTTCCTCAAGATACGTGAAGGAATCGCGCAGCCATCCACATGGAGATTTACCGCTGACAATGAAACTGCCCATGGAACCATGACTTTTCATTACAACAACTTAAAAGTACAGCTCCTAAACGACAGGACCTTGAAAAAGGCAAAAGGAAGAAAGGCCATGCTAACCTTTGTCCTCAATGCCATTGCCTTGAGGGGCAATAACCCAAGAAAGATTTTTGGCACAGAAAAAGTCGCTCCCATTTATGTTCAAAGAGACAAAAGCAAATTTATCTTTAACTACTGGTGGAAAGCTTCCCTTTCAGGATTCCAGGGTTCTTTGGGACTTGGAGAAGCCGGCCCAGCCAAAAAGGAAGAGGACGAGTAGCCCATCTTCTACCACCCTTTAATTTAAGAAAACGGAGTTTTGTTGGTTTTAAAAGCCCCAGTACAAGAAACCAATTGATGAAATATGAGGTCATTAATTGATAATATTTTAGATTTGCATGTCAAAAAAGAACAGCTCTATGCATCAGGATAAAATTGAAGCATTAAAAATAGAAATTTCAGAGGCAGACGCCAGCAATCCGGAGGAACTGGAAGCATACCGTATGCGCTATATTAGTAAAAAGAGTGTCGTGGGAGCACTTTTTTCAGAAATGAAAAATGTACCGAATGATCAAAAAAAGGCTTATGGCCAAATGGTCAATAGTGTAAAGCAAGCGGCCGAGGAAAAGTTCAAGGCATTGATAGACAAGGTCAATGATGGAGAAAGCAAGTCGAAATCTTCCGATATAGACCTAACCCTCCCTGCCACTAACCAACCAGTAGGTGGCATTCATCCACTAACAGCTACCCGTCAGCGGATCATTGAGATTTTCGAAAGAATAGGCTTTAATTTATCCGAAGGGCCTGAAATAGAAGATGACTGGCATAATTTCACCGCATTGAATTTTCCTGAAAACCACCCTGCCAGAGAAATGCAGGACACGTTTTTTATCGAAAAGAATCCGGACATCGCACTGAGGACCCACACCTCCTCTGTCCAAGTAAGGGTAATGGAAAATCAAAAACCTCCTATCCGAACCTTATCACCAGGAAGGGTATTCAGAAACGAAGCGATCTCAGCAAGGGCACATTGTATATTCCATCAAGTAGAAGGCCTATATGTGGATGAAAACGTGAGCTTCGCCGACTTGAAGCAAACCCTCTACCACTTTGCCAAAGAAATGTTTGGTAAAGAGACCAAGGTTCGTTTTCGCCCATCGTATTTTCCCTTTACAGAGCCAAGTGCTGAAATCGATATTTCTTGCCTGCTATGTGGTGGTGATGGCTGCAATGTGTGCAAGGGAACAGGATGGGTAGAAATCGGAGGTTCCGGTATGGTAGACCCAAATGTACTTGAAAATTGTGGTATTGATTCGGAGAAATATACTGGCTTTGCATTTGGCATGGGTATCGAGCGCATCGCCATGCTGAAGTATCAAATCAAAGATTTAAGGCTATTTACTGAAAACGATATTCGATTCCTAAAGCAGTTTAAGCCACTGCTATAAAGTTAATAGAAACGAAAAAAGAGCACTTGATCAGATCAAGTGCTCTTTTTTTGTCAGTCAGCTGGGCTGGCTAATCCTCGTCTTCCTTAAGGGCATTACAGCGGTCATACGCTGGATCGATGTCAATATACACTTCATCCTTGGCAATTTTAAACCAATCTTCCAATGCCTCAGATTCTTTCTGCTTTTTGGTAGCCGCTTTGAGCTTTTCGTAATCATCCTCCAGATTTGCACGGTGTGCCGGATACTCATTTTTGAAATAAAGTAGGCGAACGGCCTTTTCTGGTTCACCTGTACGCTGATTCTGCTCTTCATAGCGCAAGGCATGGCTAATAGTACCTACCTGCATAGTATCTATAGTGAAATACAGAATAGGATCTTCAAGGGTCCTGGCAGAAAGCCTGTTTGCCCCAGTCGTAGGATCAGAAAAGAATCCACCATTATCAGAGGTGTTCCTATCTTCAGAAAAATCCTTAGCAGCCTTAGCAAAGCTCATGCTGTCTAATTTAATCAGGTTCCTGAGGCTGTCCAGTTCCCTTTCTGCTACAGCAATATCCTGTTCTGTAGGCCTTGGCTTAATGAGGATATGCCGGGTATTAAAGGAATCCGTCCTCTTTTCCAGCAGCTGGATCAAGTGGATTCCAAACTGCGATTCGACCGGCTCTCCAATTTCTCCTTCCCGGAGACTAAGTGCCATTGCTTCATATTCTGGTGCCAACTCCCCTTTACGGAAAAATCCCAAATCCCCGCCTTGGTTTTTTGACCCAGGATCTTCGGAATATTTGACGGCCATGGAGGCAAAATCCACCTCTCCTTCCAGGATCTGCTGCTTGATATCATTTAATTGCTTGATTACACGATCCTTTTCCTTCCGGCTGGGCGCGGGCTTTTTTACGATCTGGCCCACAGAAACCTCCGCAGAGAAAAACGGCAAAGAGTCTTTGGGTATCTTGTTATAAAATTCCCGCACCTCAGCAGGTGACACGGACATGCTCTGCACGATAGAGCTTCTCATCTTGGCAATGGTTTTTTGCTCTTTTACCAGGTCGTGGATCTCTGACTTCAGCTGTTCAGCAGTCTTGCCGTACGCCTCCACGAGGGTTTCCTCATTTCCTCCAAACTGCTGCAAAACCATATTGAACCGCTGGTTTACATCCATGATTACCTCTGCATCCGTAACGATTACGGAGTCTATTTCAGCCTTGGCCAGCATTAATTTATTCACCAACAGCGACTCAAACACTTCACACCTGGAAGGTGCTTCAAAGCCTTCCTGGGATTGTGAAATCGCCTCCAGGTATGACTTCTGGAGATCAGACTCCAAGATGATGTAATTATCTACCTTGGCGATGATTTTATCCAGTATCTGGCCTGAGGGCTTGGTTTCTTCCGTGCTGGTACTGTCTTTCTCCTGAGCATAAACTGTAATAGTGCTCAAAAAGCATAAAATAACGGCCAGCGTTTTAGTAAGGTTATTCATATATTTTAAATTCATTATTACCTTTTGCTCTCGAATAAACTTCATTTTGAAGGCGTTCTGCTAGGTTGACTTTTCTTTTATTGACAATAATTTTAGAGATTTCATCTCTGACAAATTCCACAGGAGGAACTTGATCTTGGAGCTTATATTCCAGCACCTTAAAATAGTACTTATATTGATCATCCTCGACTTTTATCAGGGACTTGCCCCTGGTAAGCAGCTGGACTTTGTTTTGGTTCTCTGCCAAAGGCGTATTTGTAATGATTTCATCGAATTTTACCCATGTGGAATCTTCCAAATAATAGTTTGCTGCAGACTTGATCGCTAATTCCCTCAACTCTTGTTTGGCAGATTCACTGGTTTGGGTTAACAGCTGGTCTGCTTGTTCATTTTGGGAAAGCGACTTGTCCATTTTGATAAAATTGGCCCGTACAATGATTTCTTTAAGGGTGAAATTATGAATATTTTCTTCATAATACGCTTTGATCTCCTCCTCTGTCACCGCCTTGTTTAGGTTTTTTTCGATATAGGCCTTTTCATACTCATAGACTATCAACGCATACTTATAGTCCAATAATTTCTTGTCGAGCTCCGCTTTACTGACAGACACCTTTTGACTGGCTTCTTTGATCATCAAGTGCTTCTTCACCCAAGATTGTACGTAACGATTTGCCAGGTCAGTGCTGTCACTTGCGGTGGTCGCTTCCCTGGTCACAAAATTTAAATCCGATTTACGCAAATAGATATCATCTACCGAGGCTACTGCAGGGCTATTACTGGAAGTGGCATCTTCTTCAGATTTTACCCTGAAAAATCCACAACCAGTCACCAGTCCCATCATAATGGACAGGAGTATGGCCCAGCTAGTTCTGTGCAACAACGATATTTTCGACTCTCGACTTTTCATCCTCATTAATCTGGATGATGAAATTCTGTTTTAGTAAACTGATCAATGTTTGGTTTAGATATTCTTGGTAATCCTGTATGACCTTCCCACGCGTTTCGTTAAATGCTTTTGGCCCCTCTGGATACTGTTTGCCCAAGAGCGCAATATAACGCTTATTATTCACCTCTACTTCCTGAAGCCCTGACTGTATTTCCATGGCCTTAAGAACGGGATTGTTATCGACTTCAAAAACCCCTTCTTCCACTTTATAAGATAACGTCGAAAGCGACGGTAAATGATCCACCAACGCTTCTTTTAAGCCTGCTTGATAATGGGTGCCGGCCAGGAAATCCTTGATGGGCTTTTCTGCTTCCGGTGCTAAAACCGATACGATCAACGCCTCAGTACGTTCTTCCCACATGTACTGATCTCGATGGCCTTCAAAATATTCCATTAGCCCAGCAGTATCCTTAAGTGCTTTCTGCCAAACCTGTTCATTCATTAGGTTAAACAGCAGGATTCCTTCCCTATATTCATTTACCAAAAGCCTAAAATCATCATTATTGGCCATGAGATCTGCTTCTTCGGCCTGGTCAAGCGTGGTTTCGACGAATTTACTGAACCACGCATCAAATGGATTTTTCCGCCCCACTTTCACGACCACTTCGTCACGCTCTACGAAATCCACCAAATCCGCCACCTTCTTGCTTTCTCCTTTAACAGTGAATAAGGTGCTGTCCATAATGTTTTGGGAAGTATATACCTCGCGAAGATCCTTTAATGCGGTGGACTGCCCAGTGACCAGCTCTTTGGCAGTGGCGATCACCGTACCATTTTCCATAAAATCATATCGTGATTTTTGGATGGCGATCACTTGGCTGTTGATAAGCCCAGATCGACTGTCTCTTAGGATCTTTGACTTCAGGCTTTCTTCCACTTGTTCATACGGCGCAAGTGGTTTTTCATCCTCTAACCGGATAATGTGATATCCGTAGGAAGTCTTGACCGGAGAAGAGATTTCACCAATTTCAGTTAGTCCGAAAGCCGCATCTTCAAACTCTTTCAGAAAAGCCCCTACCCCAAACCAGGGCAGCTCGCCGCCATTCTCCTTGGTGTTGGTATCTTCTGAAAACAACTCACATACCTCTTCCCAACTGGTATCCTCTTTCTGGAGGGCGGCATAAATATCGGTAATCTTCCGCTTGGCACGATCTTCGGAAAGAGGATCAGTAGGATCCGTCCGTATCAGAATATGAGACACCTTCACTTGGCCGGGGTTTGGTTTCCGGTCCAGGAGTTTGATGACATGATAGCCGAAATCCGTGAGCACAGGATCAGAAACCTGCCCAGGCTTCAATTGATAAACAGCGTCTTCAAATGGGTACACCATCTGCAGCGAAGTAAAATAGCCCAGATCACCTTGGTTGTTTTTGACGGAAGGGTCCTGGGAATATTCTTCTGCAAGTTTGGAAAACACTTCACCGGCCTCTGCCCGCTCTTTAATTTTTACAGCCATTCGAAACACTGCCACAGAGTCTTCTCGACCGGAATTGGCCGGAAAACGCAATAAGATATGCTGGGCATGGACGATTTCCTGCATTCTGGAATAGGCCTTTCTGATTTCCCCCTCTTGGAGAGAAGTCTCCAGGATGTATGGTTTCTTTAAATCCTCCTTAAACGCATTAAACTCTCGCTGAAACTCCACAGTCTCGTCCATACCAAGCGCCTCTGCTTCCTTCACCTTGAGTTTATAGTTCAGAAAAAGGTCAAAGTTCTCCTCAAACTCCTGTTTGCTGAGCTTATCCTCCTTCTGGTCAAACTCCCTATTCTTTGACAACATATGCATAAACTCCTCTGCAGACACGTTTTCGTTGCCTACTGTGAGAAGATACTGCGGCTCATCCGATAGTGGAGTGCTCTGTGAAACCTTGGAGTTTGGTGAACACGCCACCAATAGACCCAACACCCAAAGACACTGGTATGTAGTTTTCATCTTATTTACCATGCCAAAAACAATTGTGCAATGTTACAAATTTTAATGTAGAATGTGTGGATTTGCGGGTGATAAGTGGCAAGAATTAACAATTATTTGGAATTCAATCGCTTGATCAGTCTTACCATGTACCAAGATGGGTGGGATTCAATTTCTATGGTGTCCATGATGCGTTTCACCAGCAAAATACCTACGCCACCACCTGATTTGTTTTTTTGCCTGTCTTTAATGATCTCTTTTAAGTCCGGAGTCTTGTAATCCAAAATATCAAAAGGCTCTCCGTTATCGGTAATTTCAAAAATAATCCGGTCGTCTTGTTGATGGACTTTCACGTGGAGGTGATTGGAGGGATTGCAGCCGTGGGTGTGGATGATGCGGTTTGCGCACACCTCTTCCACGGCCAGCACCAATTCGTTTTTCAACACATCGGTGAGCTTGGCATGGGACAGCTCTGTGACCAAGAAATCTCTCAGATCAGCCAGTTTGGTCTTTTCGCAATATAGTCTCAATTCATGCTTCATGGATGGTCTCTAAGGCCTCGTCCTTGCTTGGTTTTATGGTGATTAACTGGTCCAACCCAAGGATATGGAACACATTGGCTACCTTTTCGGATAGCCCATAAATCAAAAAATGAATGTTTTTTTCTTCAAACTCCTCCAAATAAGACATAAAAACGCCTAATCCTGCGGAGGAAATATATTCTAACTTATTGCCGTCTACCAAGATATTCTTATGGTCTTGGGCCACGACATCATTTATTGCTTCATCCAGCTCTACTGAGTTGCTGGCATCCACCTGTCCATCGAGGATGAGGAGGATGTGATTGTCTTCTTGCTTCTTACTAATTGTCAACATAACTGATTATACGCTAAGTTTTTGCTAATGTTGTTATAAGAATTTTAATACCATCAAGGAGTAATCATCATCGGGTAATGATGCTTCTCCGACAAATTCATAGACCGACCGGATCAGGTGATTTTTGATCTTTTCAGGAGATTCGTTTTTATAGGTGTTCAATATTTCTTTTAGTCTCCCATAACCAAATTCCTCGCCGTTTTGATCCTTGCTCTCGATTATTCCGTCGGTATACATGACCAAAATATCACCAGGGTGATAGTGAATGGTCCTTTCATTCAAATATTCAGGGTACTTATCGCTCCGCAAAATACCTAAGCCCATCCCCTCCAAGTTGATGTAATCCGCCTCTCCGGCATTACTGTCATAGTACAGTGTGGGACAGTGTCCCGCCCTACAGAAGGTAATGGTTCCTTGAGCAGTATCGATCAAGTAGTAGGTAGTCGTGATAAACAGATTTTTGGCCAAACAACTGCTAAGGGCATTATTTGCCTTGGAGAGGAACTCCTTGGGTGAGAGGTCCAACTGCACGAGACTATGGAATACCCCCTTCATTTGCGACATGTTAAAGGCCGCAGAAAGCCCCTTTCCGGAGACGTCTCCTATGATCAGGGCAAACCGATTTTCATCAAACTGATATGTCTCATAGTAATCTCCTCCTACCTCATCGGCAGCCTCTGAAAACCCAAAAATATCAAAGTGGCTATTGTGATGCAGGTCAGAAGGCAATAAGCTGCGCTGCACCCGCTGGGCAATCTTCAATTCCTCCTTATATCGTTCATTTTTGATGGCCTCATTGAGCAACCGGTGGTTTTCGACAGAGATACTTGCTTGGCCCACAAAGGTGGCCACGATATTCAGCATCTCTTTGTTAAATCCATTTTTCACCTCCTTGAGCAAGAAAAGATAGCCCAAAAGATGCTTGTTTACCCAGATCGGAACGATCAGTGCAGACTTGTAAAGATCGTGCTCCACCACACTGTTAATATGATCAGTGGCAGATGGTGTCCTGAGGCTAAGGAAGCTACTGAAAATTTTATTCCTATCCATCAGCTCTTTGATCTCCTTACGGTCTTTGTTGGTAATAAACCGCTGGTGCAGAATCTGGAGTTTATTTTCCTCATCCACGATTTCAAGCCATGCAGCATCTGCATAGGCCGCGCTCATACAGCTGTCCACCAGAATATCCAGCACCTGGGTTTCACTTTGGCCCGGCTGGATGGATTGGCTCAGTTTTTGAAAATTAATAGCCTCGGTAAGTTTCTGTTCAAAAACCGAAGAGGTAGGCAGGTTAAACAGTGTCACCAAAAAGCTAAAAAGTGAATAGACAAACACAAACCCAAAAAGCCCCATCAGAAACAAATTGTCCATCAGGTTGATTTCTGCATGATGGCTTTGGTAGCTCATTGACTGCATGAAGAGAAAAGAAACCGTGATCAGGATGATCACAAAAAACAGGATAGATTTCCACTTGT from Echinicola soli encodes the following:
- a CDS encoding ATP-binding protein, which encodes MKHELRLYCEKTKLADLRDFLVTELSHAKLTDVLKNELVLAVEEVCANRIIHTHGCNPSNHLHVKVHQQDDRIIFEITDNGEPFDILDYKTPDLKEIIKDRQKNKSGGGVGILLVKRIMDTIEIESHPSWYMVRLIKRLNSK
- a CDS encoding peptidylprolyl isomerase; translated protein: MNNLTKTLAVILCFLSTITVYAQEKDSTSTEETKPSGQILDKIIAKVDNYIILESDLQKSYLEAISQSQEGFEAPSRCEVFESLLVNKLMLAKAEIDSVIVTDAEVIMDVNQRFNMVLQQFGGNEETLVEAYGKTAEQLKSEIHDLVKEQKTIAKMRSSIVQSMSVSPAEVREFYNKIPKDSLPFFSAEVSVGQIVKKPAPSRKEKDRVIKQLNDIKQQILEGEVDFASMAVKYSEDPGSKNQGGDLGFFRKGELAPEYEAMALSLREGEIGEPVESQFGIHLIQLLEKRTDSFNTRHILIKPRPTEQDIAVAERELDSLRNLIKLDSMSFAKAAKDFSEDRNTSDNGGFFSDPTTGANRLSARTLEDPILYFTIDTMQVGTISHALRYEEQNQRTGEPEKAVRLLYFKNEYPAHRANLEDDYEKLKAATKKQKESEALEDWFKIAKDEVYIDIDPAYDRCNALKEDED
- a CDS encoding peptidylprolyl isomerase, which encodes MKTTYQCLWVLGLLVACSPNSKVSQSTPLSDEPQYLLTVGNENVSAEEFMHMLSKNREFDQKEDKLSKQEFEENFDLFLNYKLKVKEAEALGMDETVEFQREFNAFKEDLKKPYILETSLQEGEIRKAYSRMQEIVHAQHILLRFPANSGREDSVAVFRMAVKIKERAEAGEVFSKLAEEYSQDPSVKNNQGDLGYFTSLQMVYPFEDAVYQLKPGQVSDPVLTDFGYHVIKLLDRKPNPGQVKVSHILIRTDPTDPLSEDRAKRKITDIYAALQKEDTSWEEVCELFSEDTNTKENGGELPWFGVGAFLKEFEDAAFGLTEIGEISSPVKTSYGYHIIRLEDEKPLAPYEQVEESLKSKILRDSRSGLINSQVIAIQKSRYDFMENGTVIATAKELVTGQSTALKDLREVYTSQNIMDSTLFTVKGESKKVADLVDFVERDEVVVKVGRKNPFDAWFSKFVETTLDQAEEADLMANNDDFRLLVNEYREGILLFNLMNEQVWQKALKDTAGLMEYFEGHRDQYMWEERTEALIVSVLAPEAEKPIKDFLAGTHYQAGLKEALVDHLPSLSTLSYKVEEGVFEVDNNPVLKAMEIQSGLQEVEVNNKRYIALLGKQYPEGPKAFNETRGKVIQDYQEYLNQTLISLLKQNFIIQINEDEKSRVENIVVAQN
- the pheS gene encoding phenylalanine--tRNA ligase subunit alpha, which codes for MHQDKIEALKIEISEADASNPEELEAYRMRYISKKSVVGALFSEMKNVPNDQKKAYGQMVNSVKQAAEEKFKALIDKVNDGESKSKSSDIDLTLPATNQPVGGIHPLTATRQRIIEIFERIGFNLSEGPEIEDDWHNFTALNFPENHPAREMQDTFFIEKNPDIALRTHTSSVQVRVMENQKPPIRTLSPGRVFRNEAISARAHCIFHQVEGLYVDENVSFADLKQTLYHFAKEMFGKETKVRFRPSYFPFTEPSAEIDISCLLCGGDGCNVCKGTGWVEIGGSGMVDPNVLENCGIDSEKYTGFAFGMGIERIAMLKYQIKDLRLFTENDIRFLKQFKPLL
- a CDS encoding peptidylprolyl isomerase — translated: MHRTSWAILLSIMMGLVTGCGFFRVKSEEDATSSNSPAVASVDDIYLRKSDLNFVTREATTASDSTDLANRYVQSWVKKHLMIKEASQKVSVSKAELDKKLLDYKYALIVYEYEKAYIEKNLNKAVTEEEIKAYYEENIHNFTLKEIIVRANFIKMDKSLSQNEQADQLLTQTSESAKQELRELAIKSAANYYLEDSTWVKFDEIITNTPLAENQNKVQLLTRGKSLIKVEDDQYKYYFKVLEYKLQDQVPPVEFVRDEISKIIVNKRKVNLAERLQNEVYSRAKGNNEFKIYE
- a CDS encoding STAS domain-containing protein — translated: MLTISKKQEDNHILLILDGQVDASNSVELDEAINDVVAQDHKNILVDGNKLEYISSAGLGVFMSYLEEFEEKNIHFLIYGLSEKVANVFHILGLDQLITIKPSKDEALETIHEA
- a CDS encoding GAF domain-containing SpoIIE family protein phosphatase codes for the protein MVKFPNINIGKILILVTVLTWLGLLFVDLLRLFGTVNRLNLGIAHEITWSLEIIFFILVYLFCSRSIDRSEQNNFIQLIWRAASTGLIVIGVAFLIRIFYVALDDTRLSTDPLLGNFFYHVNFGLTTLFLVSCSLLWKKLILYQKNKNTVQQWQIYEVMLLVSMFYVYFNQNTFDFTFLFGLVFLLIFGVIISVNLKWIPYLTFKDKWKSILFFVIILITVSFLFMQSMSYQSHHAEINLMDNLFLMGLFGFVFVYSLFSFLVTLFNLPTSSVFEQKLTEAINFQKLSQSIQPGQSETQVLDILVDSCMSAAYADAAWLEIVDEENKLQILHQRFITNKDRKEIKELMDRNKIFSSFLSLRTPSATDHINSVVEHDLYKSALIVPIWVNKHLLGYLFLLKEVKNGFNKEMLNIVATFVGQASISVENHRLLNEAIKNERYKEELKIAQRVQRSLLPSDLHHNSHFDIFGFSEAADEVGGDYYETYQFDENRFALIIGDVSGKGLSAAFNMSQMKGVFHSLVQLDLSPKEFLSKANNALSSCLAKNLFITTTYYLIDTAQGTITFCRAGHCPTLYYDSNAGEADYINLEGMGLGILRSDKYPEYLNERTIHYHPGDILVMYTDGIIESKDQNGEEFGYGRLKEILNTYKNESPEKIKNHLIRSVYEFVGEASLPDDDYSLMVLKFL